The Armatimonadota bacterium genome window below encodes:
- a CDS encoding metallophosphoesterase: MDASAIYAIAGGAAAAGLGIYMTFEQFNLQVRELELAFSDLPPAFDGYRILHISDLHLTKLGLLEKRTMEIIGKTEVDTCMVTGDITSEPRASDIFRRVCSTIKHRDPLFAVLGNSEHKPWVSTQIIREALTFDGLDMLVNSSSRVTRDGQSVTIVGVDDPYSCSADIDAAFSGVDPKDFIIFLTHCPSAAPDGIARGADMILSGHTHGGQVRVPGISWFWTHMRANCKLNDGLYTPDMLMRLLKDDVGESALFVNRGIGTSRLHIRLFCSPEIVYVTLRRK; the protein is encoded by the coding sequence ATGGATGCAAGCGCGATATATGCAATAGCCGGAGGAGCCGCTGCGGCAGGCCTCGGCATATACATGACATTTGAGCAGTTTAACCTGCAGGTGCGGGAGTTGGAGTTGGCGTTTTCAGACCTGCCTCCCGCATTTGACGGCTACAGGATACTGCACATTTCAGACCTGCACCTTACCAAGCTTGGGCTGCTGGAAAAACGCACGATGGAGATCATCGGTAAGACCGAGGTCGATACGTGCATGGTTACCGGCGACATCACATCCGAGCCGCGCGCTTCCGATATATTCCGGCGAGTGTGCTCGACAATAAAACATCGTGATCCTCTCTTTGCCGTGCTGGGCAACTCAGAGCACAAGCCATGGGTCAGTACTCAGATCATCAGGGAAGCGTTGACATTTGACGGCCTCGATATGCTGGTCAACTCTTCGAGCAGGGTCACCAGGGATGGTCAAAGCGTCACGATAGTCGGTGTCGATGACCCGTATTCATGCAGCGCGGACATAGATGCCGCTTTTTCCGGGGTCGATCCGAAAGATTTTATAATATTTCTCACGCACTGCCCGTCAGCAGCTCCGGATGGAATTGCCAGGGGCGCAGATATGATTCTATCGGGCCACACGCATGGTGGCCAGGTGCGCGTTCCGGGCATTAGTTGGTTCTGGACGCATATGCGCGCCAACTGCAAGCTCAACGATGGACTCTACACACCCGATATGCTCATGCGTCTGCTGAAAGACGATGTCGGCGAGAGCGCTCTCTTCGTCAATCGAGGGATCGGTACCAGTCGCCTGCACATTCGTTTATTCTGTTCTCCTGAGATTGTGTACGTTACACTACGTAGAAAATAG
- a CDS encoding endo-1,4-beta-xylanase: MHKIFTCLVLLCLFCLLSPSAFALTITSGSPGNIFAAASPVKFTIHDPQGTLSYAITDYFGKLVASGTATANIDLPGMAPGWYELKCKDSASEVTTSIGIVISHKKSVLPEDGRICTDVAAAWLVDADKYKDVARIMRLAGIPWARERFSWGATEPEKGKLDWNKYQAVADAYASEGVHLYELWHDSPQWSHPATNASVCPDDLRDVYNYARTASKHFTGKVKAWEVWNEPDIEFWPQLSDRYSGYLKATYFGLKDGNPKAFVLQGSLLEGVSSFACGLYDCGTPGYFDIFNWHIYDKPSTYIGALKSHLELLGQYCSTDMPIWLTESGIRLEGTEGPKKELLSSPNQHLQCRFIPRNAVMSFAAGTDKDFFFVMPSYLERGKQYGSLHPDLTPYPSFVALSAAANIIGRSTYKGEYKTGNDSIVAQLFSTPRGNVLVAWSDKQARMQVPTDKKRVRLADIFGRESSMAAEKGELNVQVGPDAIYLIDLGKPIEKDLTGTPRPRGKMPKLSPSRVIVMGHANLPVVKHEDFYKLTSRDAFDYSVEVYNFSDKNEAKGAVELIAPDGWDIDNPKREVTLEPMGRQILTFQVKPGVLSENRFKLISRAKFADEKVVDCVSSLKFDLAAITPVERKPLGWAKNASQWLPLASNNCALVVDNPESGVLRINTKFVDDGADEWAYPTLDFAKPLDMSGFDGIAFDLNIPDDSYSSMIRLVILEPGGAGYMGATKSLGTKHRVVLLFRDMKPFDAKSPDPDGHLDLNTISKVKFGCTCGRDRLVFEASDFELVKFD, translated from the coding sequence ATGCACAAGATTTTTACCTGCCTCGTATTGCTGTGTCTCTTTTGCTTATTATCCCCAAGCGCATTTGCTCTAACTATTACGTCGGGTTCACCGGGAAACATATTTGCGGCGGCAAGTCCGGTCAAGTTTACTATCCATGATCCTCAAGGCACACTCAGCTATGCGATCACCGACTATTTCGGCAAACTAGTTGCAAGCGGCACCGCGACGGCGAATATAGATCTGCCGGGCATGGCGCCGGGCTGGTATGAGCTGAAGTGCAAGGATTCGGCATCAGAAGTAACGACCTCAATAGGTATTGTGATCAGCCATAAAAAATCGGTTCTGCCCGAGGACGGGCGAATCTGCACGGATGTAGCAGCCGCCTGGCTGGTAGATGCCGACAAATATAAAGATGTGGCGCGTATAATGCGCCTTGCGGGTATCCCCTGGGCGCGCGAGAGGTTTAGTTGGGGAGCCACCGAGCCGGAGAAAGGCAAGCTCGACTGGAACAAGTATCAGGCCGTTGCCGATGCTTATGCCTCCGAAGGTGTTCACCTATATGAGTTGTGGCACGATTCACCCCAGTGGAGTCATCCGGCCACCAATGCCAGCGTGTGCCCGGATGATCTGCGCGATGTCTATAACTATGCCCGCACTGCCTCCAAGCACTTTACAGGCAAGGTCAAAGCCTGGGAGGTATGGAACGAGCCGGATATCGAGTTTTGGCCCCAGCTCAGTGATCGCTACTCGGGCTATCTCAAAGCAACCTATTTTGGGCTAAAAGACGGCAACCCTAAGGCCTTCGTGCTGCAAGGCTCTTTATTGGAGGGCGTAAGCAGCTTCGCCTGCGGGCTGTATGACTGCGGCACACCCGGCTACTTCGATATATTCAATTGGCACATCTACGATAAGCCGTCTACTTATATAGGCGCGTTGAAGTCTCATCTGGAACTGCTGGGTCAGTATTGCTCCACCGACATGCCCATCTGGCTGACGGAATCAGGCATTCGTCTAGAGGGCACCGAGGGTCCTAAAAAGGAGCTGCTGAGCAGCCCGAACCAGCATCTTCAGTGCCGGTTTATTCCTCGCAACGCAGTTATGTCATTTGCGGCGGGCACGGATAAAGACTTTTTCTTTGTAATGCCCTCATATCTTGAGCGAGGAAAGCAGTACGGCTCTCTGCATCCGGACCTCACTCCCTATCCGTCATTTGTGGCGCTCTCCGCCGCTGCCAATATCATCGGCCGGTCGACCTATAAAGGCGAATATAAGACGGGCAACGATTCAATAGTTGCCCAGCTCTTCTCGACCCCCAGGGGCAATGTGCTGGTTGCATGGTCGGATAAACAGGCACGGATGCAGGTCCCGACCGACAAAAAGAGAGTCCGATTGGCGGATATCTTCGGCCGGGAGAGCAGCATGGCGGCGGAAAAAGGCGAATTGAATGTGCAGGTCGGCCCGGATGCCATATATCTCATCGACCTCGGCAAACCTATTGAGAAGGATCTGACCGGCACTCCACGTCCGCGAGGCAAGATGCCCAAGCTCAGCCCATCGCGCGTGATTGTTATGGGCCACGCCAACCTGCCTGTAGTCAAGCACGAGGATTTCTATAAGCTCACCAGCCGTGATGCTTTCGATTACAGCGTCGAGGTCTACAACTTTAGCGATAAGAATGAGGCCAAAGGCGCGGTTGAGTTGATTGCACCTGATGGTTGGGATATAGACAATCCCAAACGCGAAGTGACGCTCGAACCTATGGGCCGACAGATACTTACATTCCAGGTGAAGCCTGGTGTGCTGTCTGAAAATAGGTTCAAGCTTATCAGCCGGGCGAAATTCGCCGATGAAAAGGTAGTCGATTGTGTAAGCTCATTAAAATTCGATCTGGCGGCTATTACTCCGGTGGAGCGTAAACCTCTGGGTTGGGCAAAAAACGCAAGTCAATGGCTCCCTCTGGCGTCGAATAACTGCGCGCTGGTAGTCGATAATCCCGAGTCGGGCGTGCTCCGTATAAACACGAAGTTTGTTGACGACGGAGCCGATGAGTGGGCCTATCCGACTCTTGATTTTGCAAAGCCCCTTGATATGTCCGGCTTTGACGGAATAGCCTTCGACCTCAATATTCCAGACGACAGCTATTCTTCAATGATCCGGCTGGTCATTCTGGAGCCGGGCGGCGCGGGTTATATGGGCGCTACAAAGTCTCTGGGCACCAAGCATCGTGTTGTGCTGCTGTTTCGCGATATGAAGCCGTTTGACGCCAAATCGCCAGACCCGGATGGGCATCTCGATCTGAATACAATATCTAAAGTGAAATTCGGCTGCACATGTGGGCGTGACCGCCTGGTCTTTGAAGCATCCGACTTCGAGCTGGTGAAGTTCGATTAG
- a CDS encoding prepilin-type N-terminal cleavage/methylation domain-containing protein: MRRGFTLIELLVVIAIIAILAAILFPVFTTAKKQASYTACSSNLKQIGNAYTMYVDEYNGWYPAAERNLQSGEKKIYPQQQQNGTCTWDIAILKYLKTPAVFKCPADYVRSPWNGISNPLARSYAVNDQKAVEFGAYLPWSVSEMKPMFSRYILLLEVHGIKGSLENNFGSWTYCSQASGALSQKGAHMNDINNYLFFDGHVKGMNYKTANADSKRLWGYLPRIGDDKY, from the coding sequence ATGAGAAGAGGGTTTACGTTAATAGAGTTGTTGGTTGTAATTGCTATTATAGCAATTCTGGCTGCTATTCTGTTTCCTGTTTTTACAACCGCCAAGAAGCAGGCGAGCTATACTGCCTGCAGTTCAAATCTCAAGCAGATAGGCAATGCCTATACCATGTATGTGGATGAGTATAATGGATGGTATCCTGCAGCTGAACGAAATTTGCAATCAGGTGAGAAAAAGATATATCCACAGCAGCAGCAAAATGGAACATGCACATGGGATATTGCAATTTTAAAGTATCTCAAAACTCCGGCTGTTTTTAAGTGCCCCGCAGATTATGTTCGCTCTCCCTGGAACGGCATCTCAAATCCTCTTGCTAGAAGTTATGCTGTAAATGACCAGAAAGCGGTTGAATTCGGCGCCTACCTCCCCTGGAGTGTTAGCGAGATGAAACCCATGTTCTCTCGTTATATCCTTCTACTCGAAGTGCATGGTATCAAAGGCAGCCTCGAGAATAATTTTGGTTCATGGACATATTGTTCTCAGGCAAGCGGCGCTTTATCCCAAAAAGGCGCGCACATGAACGATATAAACAATTACCTCTTCTTCGATGGTCATGTCAAGGGTATGAACTACAAAACTGCTAACGCTGATTCGAAGAGGCTATGGGGTTACCTTCCCCGCATAGGTGATGACAAATACTAG
- a CDS encoding S41 family peptidase, which translates to MRTIHRIGIGLLVGLFFIAGYTARLGITARENVALLEQKAPALIPGTRIAAANLQGADINFQPIQTLYVVVQNLREHYVEQLTSKEEGLMTYDAMRAMLSSLEDPNTRFVDPTQRKLISDAEEGKFHGIGAMLGIKRIKSGDLTEEHLIIVAPIASGPAAQAGLQAGDDIIKVNGKIVLPFDPYLRANKFIKDNRNGKTDRIELRKQLESEQKRIDNGIAIMEARDMLQSEDDKPVELVVMRQGSPKEMTIKLKERKFTVAPVDSSIIDNGHLGYVKVNCLCKTTSNEFASAITDFKSKEVGGLVLDLRDTASGEVASAEAIGRLLEPGKKLGVLEKSRGRKSAIDIPEMHNALWSKPVVVLVNAGTARTSEMLAASLKENGVAKLVGEKTYGDSAYVTLIEQKDGSAVLMTTGKLLTSKGIDFTGKGISVDVASGSQDAQLNEAVKLLAGSGDRS; encoded by the coding sequence ATGCGAACGATTCACAGGATAGGGATAGGCTTGCTCGTAGGGCTGTTTTTCATAGCCGGATACACAGCAAGACTGGGCATCACCGCTAGAGAAAATGTTGCACTTCTCGAACAAAAGGCGCCTGCGCTGATACCCGGAACGCGTATCGCCGCAGCTAATTTACAAGGCGCAGACATTAACTTCCAGCCAATACAGACTCTGTATGTAGTGGTGCAAAACCTGCGCGAGCACTATGTCGAGCAGCTTACATCAAAAGAAGAGGGGCTGATGACGTATGATGCAATGCGTGCTATGCTCTCATCACTTGAAGACCCCAACACAAGGTTTGTGGACCCGACACAGCGAAAGTTGATCTCGGATGCAGAAGAAGGCAAGTTTCATGGAATCGGCGCTATGCTTGGCATAAAACGGATCAAGTCCGGCGATCTGACCGAAGAACACCTCATTATAGTTGCTCCGATTGCATCGGGTCCTGCTGCGCAAGCGGGATTGCAGGCAGGAGACGACATTATTAAGGTAAACGGAAAGATCGTGCTGCCGTTTGACCCATATTTGAGGGCAAACAAATTTATTAAAGATAATAGAAACGGCAAAACCGACCGTATTGAACTGCGCAAGCAGCTTGAATCCGAACAGAAACGAATCGATAACGGCATAGCGATAATGGAAGCCCGGGATATGTTGCAATCGGAGGACGACAAGCCTGTCGAGCTGGTCGTTATGCGCCAGGGCTCGCCAAAAGAGATGACAATTAAGCTCAAAGAACGCAAATTCACTGTCGCGCCGGTAGATAGCTCGATAATCGACAACGGTCACCTGGGTTATGTAAAGGTAAATTGCCTTTGTAAGACCACAAGTAATGAGTTTGCCTCCGCAATAACTGATTTCAAGTCAAAAGAGGTAGGCGGACTGGTGCTGGACCTGCGGGATACAGCAAGCGGTGAGGTTGCCTCGGCTGAAGCGATCGGAAGGCTTCTTGAGCCAGGAAAAAAACTGGGGGTGCTTGAGAAGTCCAGAGGCAGGAAGTCTGCAATCGATATACCGGAGATGCATAATGCACTGTGGAGCAAGCCTGTTGTGGTATTGGTAAACGCAGGCACGGCTCGGACTTCGGAGATGTTGGCAGCCTCACTCAAAGAAAATGGTGTGGCGAAACTGGTGGGTGAGAAAACTTACGGCGACAGCGCATATGTGACGCTTATTGAACAGAAGGATGGCTCCGCCGTCCTTATGACGACGGGTAAGCTACTAACAAGCAAGGGCATAGACTTTACAGGCAAAGGGATATCAGTAGACGTCGCATCCGGCAGTCAAGATGCGCAGTTAAATGAAGCCGTCAAGCTGCTTGCCGGCAGTGGAGACAGGAGTTAG
- a CDS encoding S41 family peptidase, which translates to MKKIQIAQIVLIIFLLFIAFGLGFVAQDVRASGLNISKLVASLELLPQRLENARDGGSTLSDSKALPLIDTYSSVMDRLKADYYGGKVDERELTYSAIRGTLVALGDPFTRFMDPDEYKSMREDNEGTFTGIGAQLDTNKKSEVYIKEPLPDTPAERAGIKSNDVITHVDGKSIKGMDIEDVVKLIRGKEGTKVKLTIRRPGRAKTLDFVIMRQVVQFQKVRSRMVDQKNGIGYIRLYQFNEKSDEQFDKALYDLEKKHLKGLIFDLRGNPGGLLQVAVDIGSRFIESGPVVIIQERGGQRNPLYVEEDKHNHKRYPLVVLVDKSSASASEIVSGAIKDDKAGTLVGVTTFGKGRVQTIMPLQDGSAVAITTAKYLTPNGTDIHKKGIKPDIVVEQPDIDAVMEKLPEAERENYDPSDPKYDVQLSKAVDVLKVKLGLLPKSTLDKMMNTTAKLNK; encoded by the coding sequence ATGAAAAAAATACAGATCGCGCAGATTGTGCTGATCATATTCCTGCTGTTTATTGCTTTCGGACTGGGTTTTGTGGCGCAGGATGTAAGAGCAAGCGGATTAAACATATCCAAGCTGGTGGCATCACTCGAACTACTGCCGCAGAGGCTGGAAAATGCAAGAGACGGCGGCAGTACACTTTCCGATTCAAAAGCGCTGCCCCTCATCGACACATATTCGTCTGTAATGGACCGGCTCAAAGCCGACTATTACGGCGGAAAGGTCGATGAAAGAGAACTGACATACAGCGCAATCAGGGGAACACTGGTCGCCCTGGGTGATCCCTTCACGCGGTTTATGGACCCTGACGAATACAAGAGCATGCGCGAAGATAATGAAGGCACATTTACCGGCATAGGCGCGCAGTTGGACACCAATAAAAAGAGCGAAGTCTATATTAAAGAACCCCTTCCAGACACCCCTGCCGAAAGAGCCGGTATCAAAAGCAATGACGTGATCACACATGTTGACGGCAAATCGATCAAGGGTATGGATATCGAGGATGTTGTTAAGTTGATCCGGGGCAAGGAAGGCACGAAGGTCAAACTTACTATTCGCAGGCCGGGACGCGCAAAAACGCTTGATTTCGTGATTATGCGGCAAGTGGTCCAATTTCAGAAGGTAAGGTCGAGAATGGTCGATCAGAAGAACGGCATAGGCTATATTCGGCTCTATCAGTTCAACGAAAAGAGTGACGAGCAGTTCGATAAGGCACTATACGATCTGGAGAAGAAGCATCTCAAGGGGCTGATATTCGATTTGAGAGGAAATCCTGGCGGCCTGCTGCAGGTCGCAGTAGACATCGGGAGCAGGTTTATCGAGAGTGGGCCGGTAGTAATTATTCAGGAACGCGGCGGGCAGAGAAATCCGCTGTATGTAGAAGAGGACAAACATAATCATAAGCGCTACCCGCTGGTTGTGCTGGTAGATAAGAGCAGCGCAAGTGCATCCGAGATCGTATCGGGAGCGATAAAGGACGATAAAGCCGGCACGCTGGTAGGTGTCACTACGTTCGGCAAGGGACGTGTGCAAACTATAATGCCTTTGCAGGATGGCAGCGCAGTTGCGATAACTACCGCAAAATATCTTACACCAAATGGGACAGATATCCATAAAAAGGGAATTAAACCGGATATTGTGGTTGAACAACCGGACATTGATGCGGTAATGGAGAAACTGCCCGAAGCGGAAAGAGAAAACTACGATCCAAGCGATCCAAAATATGATGTGCAGCTTTCCAAAGCCGTCGATGTTCTCAAGGTCAAGCTTGGGCTTCTGCCGAAAAGCACTCTCGACAAGATGATGAATACAACGGCCAAGTTAAACAAGTAA
- a CDS encoding fibronectin type III domain-containing protein — translation MSMTKVFIISLALTFVILSPAFCVDNPVTNPSFESGLTGWTAYAASTNGALPVVGCIGSSPCVFDIFSSTSAPDGSNVCGLQSLYPAGPPKNGGVYQVFTWSYGGAEVTISGRAYSEGYGAYSTWGPLIDGCSVSVGLADLSTSDRNDASQWSSISWGNPDPWSTATVFINGPGTYTLFIENNQLVDAATISTLWDKVSVKAYIGITGGPTANVGDDPNRPDTTARIEWTTDTPSTSRVDYGLTTDYGQHVQDAALTTSHSILLENISPSSHYHFKVTSDAPNAYGLDSGDNTFDVPIRFSNISVSTEGLDTIITWNTDIATTSQVEYGKTPAYGSMSVLNTELTTSHEVRLTGLDEDSDYHFRVWASKLLYTTVHSDDQTFHTYPAPRSSLENASFESGIFPWVLYQSSITGNTPIDGRVGPYPVSGTQTWSAANIKAYDGSYFIGAETTSQYKNGGVFQRLYWPAGQMCTLCARFATQNNSTSFYDTEFKLGIDPNGGVDPTDNGIYWWKGFSPTNDNKWCTGGVTATAGSGGMVTVFLEIVQKYSEDHVVAIDDVTFGAPVAMTIGNLKQMEACTGAEFQNALVTAAAASVTYTSTSYPRRYIQCDDHLSSIAPTGMAVLFDPSRGTPPDVGDRVTVKGALVVVWKEASLLAYDWTTTKGPLTLPDPLGMSQKWIGGSTCNQIPLYASKYTCNVGSRVRLWGKVTDSYYDYNENAWLCQIDDGTGLIDPSGNSIKGVRVNLVGDEEASVATGDYIMATGVLTIEHIDPSAPLGSSTGEYDVYKLITNSTDDWTHIPAVE, via the coding sequence ATGTCAATGACTAAGGTTTTCATTATTAGCCTTGCGTTGACGTTCGTCATCCTGAGTCCTGCTTTTTGCGTGGACAATCCTGTCACAAACCCCAGCTTCGAATCCGGCTTGACCGGATGGACGGCATACGCGGCGAGCACGAACGGCGCGTTGCCGGTTGTGGGATGCATCGGCAGCTCACCATGTGTTTTCGATATCTTCTCATCGACGAGCGCGCCCGACGGCAGTAATGTCTGCGGCTTGCAATCGTTATATCCCGCAGGTCCTCCAAAAAATGGCGGTGTGTATCAAGTTTTCACTTGGAGTTACGGCGGCGCCGAGGTCACAATAAGCGGCAGAGCATATTCGGAAGGCTATGGCGCCTATTCAACTTGGGGACCCCTTATCGACGGCTGCAGTGTCAGCGTAGGTCTTGCGGATTTGTCCACATCAGATAGAAACGATGCTTCACAGTGGTCGTCCATTTCTTGGGGTAATCCTGACCCATGGAGCACCGCGACGGTTTTTATAAACGGCCCCGGCACATATACGCTGTTCATCGAGAACAATCAGCTTGTGGATGCGGCTACTATATCGACTTTATGGGACAAAGTTAGCGTAAAGGCCTACATTGGGATTACCGGCGGACCCACGGCAAACGTGGGTGATGACCCCAACCGGCCCGACACGACTGCTCGCATCGAATGGACGACAGACACTCCATCTACATCCCGTGTGGACTATGGGCTGACAACCGACTATGGTCAGCATGTTCAGGACGCGGCCCTGACAACCAGTCATTCCATTTTGTTGGAAAATATTAGCCCGTCTAGTCATTATCATTTCAAGGTGACAAGCGATGCCCCTAATGCATACGGTCTGGATTCCGGTGACAATACATTTGATGTTCCTATACGATTTTCCAACATATCCGTCTCTACTGAAGGGCTTGATACTATCATAACCTGGAATACCGACATCGCAACGACATCCCAAGTCGAATACGGCAAGACGCCCGCTTATGGCAGTATGAGCGTTTTGAATACCGAACTCACCACTAGTCATGAAGTGCGGCTGACCGGCCTCGACGAGGATTCGGACTATCATTTTCGCGTTTGGGCGAGCAAACTGTTATATACAACCGTTCATTCCGATGACCAGACCTTCCATACATATCCTGCCCCCAGATCGTCTCTTGAAAATGCAAGCTTTGAGAGCGGTATTTTTCCATGGGTGCTGTATCAATCTTCGATTACCGGCAATACCCCAATCGACGGTCGGGTGGGACCATATCCGGTTTCCGGTACACAGACGTGGTCCGCGGCGAATATAAAGGCATACGATGGCTCATACTTTATCGGTGCGGAAACGACATCGCAGTATAAAAACGGCGGTGTTTTCCAAAGGCTATATTGGCCCGCCGGCCAGATGTGCACGCTGTGCGCTCGTTTTGCCACACAGAACAACAGCACAAGCTTCTACGACACTGAGTTTAAGTTGGGCATAGACCCCAACGGCGGCGTCGATCCGACAGACAACGGCATTTACTGGTGGAAGGGGTTTTCACCGACAAATGACAACAAATGGTGTACTGGAGGAGTCACGGCTACTGCAGGTTCCGGCGGAATGGTGACTGTGTTTCTGGAGATTGTGCAGAAATATTCGGAGGACCATGTCGTGGCTATTGATGACGTCACCTTTGGCGCCCCGGTTGCCATGACTATCGGCAATCTAAAGCAGATGGAGGCGTGCACTGGCGCTGAGTTTCAAAATGCGCTGGTTACTGCCGCAGCAGCATCGGTTACGTATACAAGCACTTCATATCCGCGAAGATATATACAGTGTGATGATCATCTGTCAAGTATAGCTCCGACAGGTATGGCAGTATTATTCGATCCGTCCAGAGGCACGCCGCCTGATGTTGGAGACAGAGTAACGGTCAAAGGTGCGCTTGTGGTTGTGTGGAAAGAGGCGTCCTTGCTTGCCTACGATTGGACTACAACAAAAGGACCGCTTACGCTGCCTGATCCGCTCGGAATGTCTCAGAAGTGGATTGGCGGAAGCACTTGTAATCAAATTCCGCTCTATGCATCAAAGTATACTTGCAATGTCGGTTCGCGCGTGAGATTATGGGGAAAAGTCACGGATTCCTATTATGATTACAACGAGAACGCCTGGTTGTGCCAGATAGACGACGGGACAGGACTCATCGATCCTTCCGGCAATTCTATAAAGGGAGTCAGAGTCAATCTCGTTGGCGACGAGGAAGCGTCTGTTGCTACCGGCGACTATATAATGGCTACGGGTGTGCTTACCATTGAGCATATCGATCCATCTGCTCCTCTGGGCAGTTCCACCGGTGAATACGATGTGTACAAGCTGATTACCAATTCAACAGATGACTGGACCCATATTCCTGCTGTCGAGTAG
- a CDS encoding PEP-CTERM sorting domain-containing protein, giving the protein MKKIMVLAIVAMMVMVFAASANAYLIRAQGANATGGASSVAGSLGGSEATAAFTPLGAAVSAEATYAVFSNNDPVNGTLGHTLKFTTSPVAWYGTVVGRGGYTGDIYLRFFSTTTASKLAGGTWYLYKGIQTVVDGKVKAEALDSGKFATTESSWATSTFGSKFQSGDNWTLTQGIPDVPEPGSMLAMMSGLVGLVGFGIRRRK; this is encoded by the coding sequence ATGAAAAAAATTATGGTTTTGGCAATCGTTGCAATGATGGTGATGGTGTTTGCTGCAAGCGCTAATGCTTACCTTATTAGGGCGCAGGGCGCAAATGCAACTGGCGGTGCTTCTAGCGTTGCCGGCTCACTTGGAGGATCTGAGGCAACGGCAGCTTTTACTCCACTTGGAGCAGCAGTCAGTGCAGAGGCCACCTACGCAGTGTTCTCGAACAATGATCCAGTCAATGGAACTCTTGGTCATACACTGAAGTTCACCACATCACCGGTGGCTTGGTACGGCACAGTTGTCGGTCGTGGTGGCTATACAGGCGACATTTATCTGAGGTTCTTCTCGACCACTACAGCAAGCAAGCTTGCTGGTGGAACATGGTATCTCTATAAGGGTATCCAGACGGTAGTTGATGGTAAAGTCAAGGCAGAAGCGCTTGATTCAGGCAAGTTCGCAACTACGGAGTCTAGCTGGGCTACTTCGACATTTGGTTCAAAATTCCAGAGTGGCGACAATTGGACATTGACTCAGGGTATACCTGATGTTCCTGAGCCGGGCAGCATGCTCGCTATGATGAGTGGACTTGTAGGTCTCGTTGGTTTCGGCATTCGCCGCAGAAAGTAA